The Deltaproteobacteria bacterium genome window below encodes:
- a CDS encoding ABC transporter substrate-binding protein: MWKRGNLKSCAVVILPIVLLLSSALSRAQEKSAPEKVRIAIATSSMAFLVPFVAKDRGFYLKHGSEVELIVMRPNIAMAALLGGDIDYAELIGSVIRSAARNLPVRAVSTSIKAPFFSIIAQNKFKTPTDLKGAIVGLTSIGGTNHVSTRITMRQFGLELEKDIKILAIGEEKLMYDTFKMGRVDAVVLAPPFSVQLKREGFPVLAQTSDHVVIPFSGLGTTLDKLKSNRAQAKKVLKAEIEALRYIHGNAAGTIDVIRKRFNMDEKLARESYEVVVNSFSKDGRVPLDGVDILLQIEKDQKLIPATVTPQMVVEASLAEEVLKELGGK; the protein is encoded by the coding sequence ATGTGGAAGCGAGGCAATTTGAAATCTTGCGCGGTAGTGATTCTACCTATCGTCTTACTGTTGTCGTCCGCGCTTTCACGTGCCCAAGAGAAATCTGCCCCAGAAAAAGTCCGCATCGCCATCGCCACCAGCTCGATGGCCTTTCTCGTGCCCTTCGTCGCCAAGGACCGCGGCTTTTATCTGAAGCATGGCTCGGAAGTCGAGCTGATCGTCATGCGGCCCAACATCGCCATGGCCGCGCTGCTCGGCGGTGACATCGACTACGCCGAGCTGATCGGCTCGGTGATCCGCTCGGCGGCGCGCAACCTGCCGGTGCGCGCGGTGTCGACCAGCATCAAGGCGCCATTTTTCAGCATCATCGCCCAGAACAAGTTCAAGACTCCCACGGACCTCAAAGGCGCTATCGTCGGCCTCACCTCCATCGGCGGCACCAACCATGTGAGCACGCGCATCACCATGCGCCAGTTCGGCCTCGAACTCGAAAAAGACATAAAGATCCTCGCCATCGGCGAAGAAAAGCTGATGTACGACACCTTCAAGATGGGCCGGGTCGATGCCGTGGTCCTGGCACCGCCCTTTTCAGTGCAGCTCAAGCGTGAAGGATTTCCGGTCCTGGCCCAAACCTCCGACCATGTCGTGATCCCCTTTTCCGGCCTCGGCACCACGCTCGATAAACTAAAAAGCAATCGCGCTCAAGCCAAGAAAGTCTTGAAAGCCGAGATCGAAGCGCTGCGCTACATCCACGGCAACGCCGCGGGGACCATCGATGTCATCCGCAAACGCTTCAACATGGACGAAAAGCTCGCCCGCGAATCCTACGAAGTCGTCGTCAACTCGTTCAGCAAAGACGGCCGCGTCCCCCTCGACGGCGTCGACATCCTCCTGCAAATCGAAAAAGACCAGAAGTTAATCCCAGCAACGGTAACCCCGCAGATGGTCGTCGAGGCGTCGCTCGCAGAAGAAGTTCTGAAAGAGTTAGGCGGGAAATAG
- a CDS encoding UbiD family decarboxylase, translating to MGYFKDLREHIAALDKAGLLVKIDEQINKDTELMPLVRWQFRGLSEEERRAFIFTNVVDAKGRKYDIPVVCGSLAASRQIYGFGLQCAPEEIVDRWSKAQQNPIPPKVVEKAPVQEEVHMGASLMEHGALSEFPIPISTPGYDCAPFTTASHWFTKDIETGIINIGNYRGHIKSPTRTGVFLSSSNHGGYHWRKCQERGVPLPAALVIGAPPCVAYTAPSRIPFNVSELDVAGGLAGAAIEVVKCKTNDVLVPANAEIVIEGEISTEFLEPEAPFGESTGYIAEKLLNPYFEVKCVTHRKNPILATIISQMPPSESSVMRQVSAEGNYLRFLRDQCNIPGIIEVAFHSIAVRQICVIKMKKINQAHVWQALHSMVGYNPATGKMVIAVDEDINPRNLDSLFWAMAFRMQPHRDVLIIRNRTPQMDPSVFPPGHEQGLSVDEIAGSSAMLMDATRKWAYPPVSLPKKEYMERAKQLWERLELPKLQPQDPWHGYDLGLWSDEDEQDAQAAVKGDHYETGEKRAQQRVRVNKLG from the coding sequence ATGGGTTATTTCAAAGACTTAAGAGAACATATCGCCGCGCTCGATAAAGCCGGCCTGCTGGTCAAGATCGACGAGCAGATCAATAAAGACACCGAGCTGATGCCGCTGGTGCGCTGGCAGTTTCGCGGTCTGTCAGAAGAAGAGCGGCGCGCGTTCATCTTCACCAACGTCGTTGATGCCAAGGGGCGCAAGTACGATATTCCGGTGGTGTGCGGGAGTCTGGCGGCATCGCGGCAGATCTATGGCTTCGGCTTGCAGTGCGCGCCGGAAGAAATTGTCGACCGTTGGTCGAAGGCGCAGCAGAATCCGATTCCACCCAAGGTCGTCGAGAAAGCGCCGGTGCAGGAAGAAGTTCATATGGGCGCATCGCTGATGGAGCACGGCGCGCTTAGCGAATTTCCCATTCCGATTTCCACGCCGGGCTACGATTGCGCGCCGTTTACCACCGCGTCGCACTGGTTCACCAAGGATATCGAAACCGGCATCATCAATATCGGCAACTACCGCGGCCACATCAAAAGCCCGACCCGCACCGGCGTGTTCCTGAGCTCGAGCAATCATGGCGGCTATCACTGGCGCAAGTGTCAAGAGCGCGGCGTGCCGCTGCCGGCGGCGTTGGTGATCGGCGCGCCTCCCTGCGTGGCATACACGGCGCCGTCGCGCATTCCTTTCAACGTCAGCGAGCTCGACGTTGCCGGCGGCTTGGCAGGCGCAGCCATTGAAGTTGTAAAGTGTAAAACCAACGATGTGCTGGTTCCCGCCAATGCCGAGATTGTCATCGAGGGTGAAATCTCCACGGAGTTTCTCGAACCGGAAGCGCCCTTTGGCGAATCGACTGGCTACATCGCCGAGAAATTATTGAACCCTTACTTCGAAGTAAAATGTGTCACGCATCGCAAAAATCCGATTCTTGCGACGATCATCAGCCAAATGCCGCCCAGCGAATCGAGCGTTATGCGCCAGGTTTCGGCGGAGGGAAACTATCTGCGCTTCCTACGCGATCAGTGCAACATCCCCGGCATTATCGAAGTGGCGTTTCACAGCATCGCGGTGCGTCAGATCTGCGTCATCAAGATGAAGAAGATCAACCAGGCCCATGTCTGGCAGGCGCTGCATAGCATGGTCGGTTACAATCCGGCGACCGGGAAGATGGTTATCGCCGTCGACGAGGATATCAACCCGCGCAATCTCGATTCGCTTTTTTGGGCTATGGCGTTTCGCATGCAGCCGCATCGCGACGTGCTGATCATTCGCAACCGCACGCCGCAGATGGATCCATCGGTTTTTCCCCCGGGCCACGAGCAAGGCTTGTCGGTGGATGAAATCGCCGGTTCTTCGGCGATGCTGATGGACGCGACGCGCAAGTGGGCCTACCCGCCGGTGTCGTTGCCGAAGAAGGAATACATGGAGCGCGCCAAGCAACTCTGGGAGCGCTTGGAATTGCCCAAGTTGCAACCACAGGATCCGTGGCACGGCTATGATTTAGGTTTGTGGTCCGATGAAGACGAGCAGGACGCGCAAGCGGCTGTCAAAGGCGACCATTACGAAACCGGCGAGAAACGCGCACAGCAGCGGGTGCGGGTGAATAAACTGGGGTGA
- a CDS encoding dihydrodipicolinate synthase family protein has translation MIRGVLLPVITPFDEKVRVDEQMMRQIVDFHIKAGVQGLFVAGSTGQGPAMTIDERKQTAAVALDQAKKRVPVIIHIGTADAWSTTELAEHAAQHGANAVAIVPPYYYSDHTEFEIMAHYKMVHKAVSLPIYIYENPKYSGISIPPGFAVRMKEQVPALKGIKVAYGQGALLEYVRLLPDVSVFTGNADLFGLVPFGLAGMINPPTSFVPELCVDLFNSLDRKDYPSAVEAQKKVDTAARIVAARLRKWGRAPLQEVYRMRGLAVKRFPKWDTEQMPKEEIVKLERELRDNGILGQ, from the coding sequence ATGATTCGTGGGGTTTTACTGCCGGTGATCACACCGTTCGACGAGAAAGTGCGTGTCGACGAACAGATGATGCGCCAGATCGTCGACTTTCATATCAAGGCGGGAGTGCAGGGGTTGTTCGTTGCCGGGTCGACCGGACAAGGGCCGGCGATGACCATTGACGAACGCAAGCAGACTGCGGCTGTCGCGCTTGATCAGGCGAAGAAGCGCGTGCCTGTCATCATTCACATCGGCACGGCCGATGCGTGGAGCACTACGGAGTTAGCCGAGCACGCGGCGCAGCATGGGGCGAACGCGGTGGCGATTGTGCCGCCGTATTACTATTCCGATCACACCGAGTTCGAGATCATGGCGCATTACAAGATGGTGCACAAAGCAGTGTCGCTGCCTATTTATATCTATGAGAATCCCAAATACTCCGGCATCTCCATTCCCCCAGGCTTTGCCGTGCGCATGAAAGAACAGGTGCCAGCATTGAAGGGCATCAAAGTCGCCTATGGCCAGGGCGCGCTGCTCGAATACGTGCGCCTCCTGCCGGATGTGTCGGTGTTCACGGGCAATGCCGATCTATTCGGACTCGTGCCTTTCGGCCTCGCCGGCATGATCAATCCGCCGACAAGTTTCGTGCCCGAGTTGTGCGTCGATTTATTCAACTCCCTTGATAGGAAGGATTATCCGAGCGCGGTCGAGGCGCAGAAAAAAGTCGACACCGCAGCGCGCATCGTCGCCGCGCGGCTGCGCAAGTGGGGCCGCGCGCCGCTGCAAGAGGTCTATCGTATGCGAGGCCTTGCCGTGAAGCGGTTTCCCAAGTGGGATACTGAGCAGATGCCCAAGGAGGAGATCGTGAAACTTGAACGGGAGCTGCGGGACAACGGGATTCTCGGGCAGTAA
- a CDS encoding Rieske 2Fe-2S domain-containing protein — protein sequence MNTTKSAKRGRNKKLKIADIPRVGPGTPAGDWFRRYWIAVGTTQELYDIPQAVRVLGEDLILFRDGNGQLGLVGQNCPHRGTSLEYGDIEDGGIRCPYHGWLFNVRGQCLEMPGEPKDSKFPQKVKHLAYPVREQGGLIFAYLGAERENPPPLPIYPPLQDRGGQRQVEPVRHAEYNWFNFFENSADPVHVCVLHRHAGYGQQSWGDHFFSYTDMPHFEFVDMPYGMKVVMTKPGPRPGTEFIDEMSLALPAIVQVGDTEFVHAKMDAAALIQEGSRCEHWMFVTPNDDDHFMLFTADNYRGPEENFFARLKEMRAKETPIQEVKPYDKRKFMPYKGNVRKEDIMTQGTQGLLGERSEQLGTSDRGVIKFRNIVLDAIETAQQGGTPKGALPTDMKSGTTALDTAVGVRKLIDN from the coding sequence ATGAACACGACGAAAAGTGCGAAGCGAGGAAGGAACAAAAAGCTTAAGATTGCGGATATTCCCCGCGTTGGCCCCGGCACACCGGCGGGAGACTGGTTTCGCCGCTACTGGATCGCCGTCGGCACGACCCAGGAGTTATATGACATCCCGCAGGCGGTGCGGGTGCTGGGCGAGGATCTTATATTGTTTCGCGATGGCAATGGGCAACTAGGGCTGGTTGGTCAGAACTGCCCGCATCGCGGGACGTCGCTCGAGTATGGCGACATCGAAGATGGCGGCATCCGCTGTCCCTATCACGGTTGGCTGTTCAACGTGCGCGGACAATGTTTGGAAATGCCGGGCGAGCCCAAGGATTCTAAATTTCCACAGAAGGTGAAGCACCTTGCTTATCCTGTGCGCGAGCAGGGTGGATTGATCTTTGCCTACCTGGGCGCGGAGCGTGAAAATCCGCCGCCGCTGCCGATTTATCCGCCGTTGCAGGATCGCGGCGGGCAACGGCAAGTGGAGCCCGTGCGCCACGCCGAGTACAACTGGTTCAATTTCTTCGAAAACTCCGCCGACCCGGTGCATGTCTGCGTGCTGCACCGCCACGCCGGCTACGGCCAGCAGTCGTGGGGCGATCATTTTTTTAGCTACACTGATATGCCACATTTCGAGTTTGTCGACATGCCCTATGGCATGAAAGTCGTCATGACCAAACCGGGGCCGCGGCCGGGGACGGAGTTTATCGACGAGATGAGTCTCGCGCTGCCGGCGATCGTGCAGGTAGGCGACACCGAATTTGTCCATGCCAAGATGGACGCGGCGGCGCTGATCCAGGAGGGCTCGCGCTGCGAGCACTGGATGTTCGTCACGCCCAACGACGACGATCATTTCATGCTGTTTACCGCTGACAATTATCGGGGACCTGAGGAAAATTTCTTTGCGCGCTTGAAAGAGATGCGCGCCAAGGAAACGCCGATCCAGGAAGTTAAGCCTTACGACAAAAGAAAATTCATGCCGTACAAAGGCAACGTGCGCAAAGAAGATATCATGACCCAGGGCACCCAAGGTTTGCTCGGCGAGCGCAGCGAGCAGCTTGGCACGTCCGATCGCGGTGTGATCAAGTTTCGCAACATCGTCTTGGACGCCATCGAGACCGCGCAGCAGGGCGGCACGCCGAAGGGAGCGCTGCCGACGGACATGAAGAGTGGCACGACGGCGCTTGATACGGCGGTGGGAGTTAGAAAATTAATTGATAATTGA